The following proteins come from a genomic window of Pirellulales bacterium:
- a CDS encoding AAA family ATPase, with product MADYEQQLLAIAQQIDDRWWLSEIALFAEHSLLAADREKARALLERRAKETLGSLPAAELHRRRWGWPYQLRQAEIAVPAPPRDAFWQSEVILKFDYLNWSPSPDAHLAYVPALDIEVLQPRAGRLEAAVATEIRSALERFGATASLEKLVRLARRSKLELAETSVTVRLPTPKERALRELEQDDEESSVLKQAAVELSSEPLAEAFEADAAVSQLAELLAGPSPRSVLLVGPAGVGKTAAVYQLVRERRRRGLAGAAFWATSGARLVAGMSGFGMWQERCRDLCREAAKKKAVVYLGNLIELAQVGQCISQSESIASFLRPYLVRGDLTAVTECTPEQLALLERDAPQLLQAFVTIRVEEPTRERGRLILERQAAASAARLDAAAIDVLDRLHRRYAGYSAYPGRPLRLLKNLCHDAPPGSVVSVADVTRAFSRVTGLPRRNMRGSGLPLLSAASTCHR from the coding sequence ATGGCCGACTATGAACAGCAACTGCTCGCGATCGCCCAACAGATCGACGACCGCTGGTGGCTCTCGGAAATCGCCCTGTTTGCCGAGCACTCACTGCTGGCCGCCGATCGAGAGAAGGCCCGCGCGCTGCTGGAGCGGCGGGCGAAGGAGACGCTCGGATCGCTGCCCGCCGCCGAGTTGCACCGCCGGCGCTGGGGATGGCCCTATCAGCTCCGGCAGGCCGAAATCGCCGTTCCCGCGCCGCCGCGCGACGCCTTCTGGCAGAGTGAAGTGATCTTAAAGTTCGATTACCTCAACTGGAGCCCGTCGCCCGACGCCCATCTGGCCTATGTGCCGGCGCTCGACATCGAAGTGCTGCAACCGCGGGCCGGCAGGCTCGAAGCGGCGGTGGCCACGGAAATCCGCTCGGCACTCGAACGGTTCGGGGCCACCGCCTCGCTCGAAAAGCTGGTGCGGCTAGCGCGGCGCTCCAAACTCGAGCTGGCGGAAACGAGCGTGACGGTGCGATTGCCGACGCCCAAAGAGCGCGCACTTCGCGAACTGGAACAGGACGACGAAGAGTCGTCGGTGCTCAAGCAGGCGGCGGTCGAACTATCGAGCGAGCCGCTGGCGGAAGCGTTCGAAGCAGACGCCGCGGTGTCGCAACTTGCCGAGTTGCTCGCCGGACCGTCGCCGCGGAGCGTGCTGCTGGTTGGGCCGGCCGGCGTGGGAAAGACGGCCGCGGTCTATCAGTTGGTGCGCGAGCGCCGCCGCCGCGGGTTGGCCGGCGCGGCGTTCTGGGCGACCAGCGGGGCACGGCTTGTGGCCGGCATGTCGGGATTCGGTATGTGGCAGGAGCGGTGTCGCGATCTCTGCCGCGAGGCCGCCAAGAAGAAGGCCGTCGTATACCTGGGCAATCTCATTGAGCTCGCACAGGTGGGCCAGTGCATTTCGCAAAGCGAGAGCATCGCCTCGTTCCTACGGCCATACCTGGTGCGCGGCGATCTGACGGCCGTCACGGAATGCACGCCCGAACAACTCGCCTTGCTGGAGCGCGATGCACCGCAGTTGCTCCAGGCCTTCGTCACGATACGGGTTGAAGAGCCGACGCGCGAACGAGGGCGGTTGATCCTCGAACGGCAAGCGGCCGCCAGCGCGGCGCGGCTCGATGCGGCGGCCATCGATGTGCTCGACCGCCTGCACCGCCGCTATGCCGGCTACTCCGCCTATCCCGGCCGTCCGTTGCGGCTGCTGAAAAACCTTTGCCACGATGCGCCGCCGGGTTCGGTCGTCTCGGTCGCCGACGTCACACGGGCGTTCTCGCGCGTTACCGGCCTGCCGCGGCGGAATATGCGGGGCTCCGGCCTGCCGCTGCTGTCGGCCGCCAGCACGTGCCACCGCTGA
- a CDS encoding (2Fe-2S)-binding protein: MPKKAHIQATINGEPTEFLCENRQSLLEALRDELHLTGTKEGCNNGNCGACTVIMDGVPVNSCLVLGVECEGASITTIEGIAEENHLHPIQQCFLEDAALQCGICTPGFIMAAKALLDKNPNPTEHEIRFELANNLCRCTGYDKIVRAVQHAARRLVGQPS, from the coding sequence GTGCCCAAAAAAGCCCATATCCAAGCCACGATCAACGGCGAACCGACCGAATTCCTCTGCGAAAACCGGCAGAGCCTGTTGGAAGCGCTGCGCGACGAGTTGCACCTCACCGGCACCAAAGAAGGTTGCAACAACGGCAACTGCGGCGCCTGCACCGTGATCATGGATGGCGTGCCGGTGAATAGCTGCCTGGTGCTGGGCGTGGAGTGCGAAGGCGCCAGCATCACCACCATCGAAGGCATCGCCGAAGAGAACCACCTGCACCCGATTCAACAGTGCTTTTTGGAAGACGCCGCCTTGCAATGCGGCATCTGCACGCCCGGTTTTATCATGGCCGCCAAGGCCCTGCTCGACAAGAACCCCAATCCGACGGAACATGAAATCCGCTTCGAGCTGGCGAACAATCTTTGCCGCTGCACGGGCTACGACAAAATCGTGCGGGCCGTGCAGCACGCCGCCCGGCGGCTCGTGGGGCAGCCTTCCTAG